Proteins from a genomic interval of Stenotrophomonas maltophilia:
- a CDS encoding PA2169 family four-helix-bundle protein — protein MSTQSTIEHRLNDLIEIARDGKSFYEEAATKVKDAELSALFTRIAGVKARIVAALSGSVAASGGKPAEHGTMVGSMQQFYGKVRAAFGDTNYGYVAELEESEDRLLGAFKDVLQDNDLPPAVRQEVTQLLPDVQECHNVMRARKHAMKAA, from the coding sequence ATGAGCACCCAGTCCACCATCGAACATCGCCTCAACGACCTGATCGAGATCGCCCGCGATGGCAAGTCCTTCTATGAAGAAGCCGCAACAAAGGTAAAGGATGCCGAACTGTCGGCACTGTTCACCCGCATCGCCGGGGTCAAGGCGCGGATCGTCGCGGCACTGAGTGGTTCGGTTGCCGCCAGCGGTGGCAAGCCGGCCGAGCACGGCACCATGGTCGGCTCGATGCAGCAGTTCTACGGCAAGGTGCGCGCCGCGTTTGGTGATACCAACTACGGTTACGTGGCCGAACTGGAAGAATCCGAAGACCGACTGCTGGGCGCGTTCAAGGATGTGCTGCAGGACAACGATCTGCCGCCGGCGGTGCGCCAGGAAGTGACCCAGCTGCTGCCGGATGTGCAGGAGTGCCACAACGTCATGCGGGCACGCAAGCACGCCATGAAGGCCGCCTGA